In Fodinibius saliphilus, a genomic segment contains:
- a CDS encoding c-type cytochrome domain-containing protein, with product MYYSISSCSNKTGSATINKYYLSIIVFSLGFLLLSCSSSTSSQDDSGGGDPPPEDPNRLVSYSQDIQPIFNGNCATSGCHDAGSVSSGVNLSDYNATMNSTGNQYEKKIVDPGNPNNSPLVDKIEENPDEGSRMPENGSALEQAEIDSIKAWIDDGAPDN from the coding sequence TAAAACAGGTTCCGCAACAATAAATAAGTACTATCTGTCAATAATTGTTTTTTCACTTGGATTTCTTCTACTTTCCTGCAGTAGCTCTACGAGTTCCCAAGATGATAGCGGTGGTGGTGACCCCCCGCCTGAAGACCCAAATCGGCTTGTCAGCTATTCTCAGGATATCCAACCCATTTTTAACGGCAACTGTGCTACTAGTGGGTGTCATGACGCAGGAAGTGTAAGTAGCGGTGTGAACCTAAGCGATTATAATGCAACTATGAATAGTACCGGGAATCAATATGAGAAAAAAATCGTAGATCCGGGGAATCCTAATAACAGTCCATTAGTAGATAAAATTGAAGAAAACCCCGATGAAGGAAGCCGCATGCCTGAAAATGGAAGTGCTCTGGAACAAGCTGAAATTGACTCCATCAAGGCATGGATCGACGATGGCGCACCCGATAATTAA